The Labeo rohita strain BAU-BD-2019 chromosome 14, IGBB_LRoh.1.0, whole genome shotgun sequence genomic interval aaaaacacCTTATCTTTACAGAACAGTAGGTTTTACTAGATTTCCTTTATGGAGAAAACAATGTAGTAAAAATATCATCTAGTgaatccttttttaaaaaaattcctaGAAACCAAACCAAATAATGCTTGCACATGACATTCCTCTCCTGATTAAGCCACCGCTGAATCAGCATGTAGCTGCTAAAGACACAGTTGACCAGCCAACCAAAGAAAGGCTTGAACATCAGTCACACTGAAAACGACATTAGGTGCTGTTAGTTCCCATATAAAGCAGTGTCTCTGTATACATCATCTGTTTTTCTATccatctttttttaatgcattattcattagcagctatagggaaataagaaGAAggataacaatgtgcagtaaatggtaaaactggttgcactacaaaccagtgtgctcataatgaaaatagtacattaaaataatatggtaggacacaccaatttgcaatattatgCAGCAaagcaagctgttttgtacagctaaaaatagctggacgtggatgagaccaaaagccaaacccataaaatttacaaatggccatgcccGCTCATATGctcttacaggaagaaaaatGTGGATATAAAACCAGGAAAAGCACCAGATTAGAAATTGAGTCTCAGGGTGGGGGGTTGATTAAGAGGACAGTTATCTCAAAAAAATGTCATCGGTTCATTCACTCGTTCTCATTAATTCTCGTCTTTCCTTTGTAAAAGATGACTACAGATATTACTCAAAATGTGACAGACTTAAAGTCAGCATTCACATTCATTGCACCATTTCGCATGCAGTGAAAGTCAAGGTTATGGAGTTGttttccactgaagaaagaaagccgTGTGGGTTTTAAATTATATGTGGTTACTATTTTTGGGTGAGCCACGCCATGGGTGAGCCAATGTCATTATCAAATGTTTTCAAGGTTGAGTTCAGATAAAACTTTTAAGAATAAACACCATTTATTTGCATTCTCAATGGcagaattaaagaaataaaatcattcaTGCTTTTAAATGTGGAATTTTATCCTCACAATGCACCCGAGACGGCTAAAGGGAGAGCAATAATTCAAGTGTTTCACTGCTGACAGCTACAAAAGTGGGCCCTGTCTGTTTAAATCTAATCATGTTCATGTGTTTTGCACGAGATCACTTGATGCTTTAGCTTGAGCTGCATCCTGTTTGGAATGCGTTTCAATCCGGCACACTTGCGCcaaacgattcgttcaaacagttCGATTCAAAGAACCGGTTCGGAAAGAATTCAGAGATTCAGTCATACATCCCAGTGTGGCATATTAAATGCTTGGAAACGTTTCAGTGTGTAGGTGTGTTATCACTTATTCATTCTCATTTATTCTcatctttcttctgtgaaagaCAAAAGATATTAGACAGAATATGAAGGACTGAATGTCTTAGTCAACATTCACTTTCCTTGCATCATTTTCATGCAGTGAAAGTCAAGATTACTAAAGATCATACCAGACTCCAAATTTTGCTTTTCCACGTAAGTGGGTTTTAAAATGATATGAGGTTATTATTTTGGGGTATCTTTTTGCCTTGGCTGAGCCAACTTTATTATCGTGTCCCGTTTTTAACACGTTTCAATCGCGATGGGACGTCCGATCGATTCTTTCGAACAGTTCGATTCAAAAGAACCGGTTCGAAAAGAATTCAGGGATTCATACACTGCACTGTGGCATATCATATTAAATGCTTACAAACGTTTCAATATATAGGCATTGCTTTTCGactgtgttttattaataatggcctttatgtaatttaatgtgcCCAGATCAGCCATAACcccaaaaatgattaaaacttacaatttatatttacattaaatacatttaaatatcgcagaatgtttttataacaaGCAATTCCGTAAAATCAACTCAACTTTATATGCATACGTACAAAAATTATGTAACATGTTCTTCTATTTGCCAATAAGTTTAATTTCGCTTTATTTGACGAGATGATTCTCGGTTTAATGAGTCAATTGTTGATTCTGTCTGACAAAAATGTGTGCAAAGGCTCAACCGGTTCGCCAAACAAAGATCCGACTCAAAAGAACAACTGATTCACGATTCGGACATCGCAACAAAGCAACTACACATTACGTTGTCCAACAATGAAAACACTAGAAGAGCGCTTACACAGTATGGATTGCAGTGATAAGATACTGACCGATGCACGGGCCTTTTGATCAGAACTGAACTTTGAACAGAGACGCCGTGTGTTCATGACACTTTCCCCAAACAGCCCATTTCTTGCCCAATAGTATGCATtcatgactatatatatattaatctgTATTCTTCAATATGCATGCACACATATTAATTCATAGGCTGTATTTTGTGTGTTAAAACGATGCTTTTCACAAAGCAAAAGAATGTATGATAAATGACATTAATTATGTGGTGTCTCCTTGAAATCATTTGTTAGAATTTCATCATTGTAGCCCAATGGCAAAGAATGGTTCAAAACCAGTCAGTACCGGTTAGGTGGCTTCCATTGGGCTTTTCAATATGTCATAAATCCAGATATGAATTATATAATGCTTAAATatcatgttaaataaatactggAGGGATGCTCCAAATGATAAACATCATAATCAatgttagttttaatttttaaaaccatCTGTACAACTCCAGCTGTGCACCGCTTTATCAACCTCTGGATGCCACATCACAAATCCACTCACTGGCAACATAAGGTTTTACACTCTAATGCAGCCAGTATAAAAGAACATATCTTGACAATGGCATCCGTGAAAATCTATGAAGATAGGTCACGTTACTTACAGTGCAACAGTGCAAAGCTCGCCGTCAGACCAAATCACAGCACTCCGCAGCAGATATCAGTCTCGGACACTGAGGCTAATTTGGTATTTACGAATGAATGTGAAGTGAGCTGCAGTAAACCCCACCCTCTGGCCCAACCAACCAGAGACGCTGTtgataattcaaaataaaagttttcaatATCTTGAGGAATATTTGTAACATGGTAACAATAGATTTATATTGCGAAAATGATACTGGAAAAACTATAAACAGGTAGCAACCGAATTTTAATTGCGTACGCTCAGCGAGTAAGATCAAATAGATTAGCTAACCAACCAAAAGACTTTTATTATGAAATCGAAagaatgcaaatattttgattatgaAATTTAATGAGCTTTAAAGATGCAAATCCGTTCCAAGTCGTCAGTTTTTATGGCATTCATTTTTAACTGTTGATTGTCTACCTGAAACGTGAAGCTTTAAACTTTGTGATTTTTTATTGTGtgagttttttctttcttaacttaaatgtcatttgtaTGCCAGAAGGATCCGCAGtgaaccttttttattttaatttgtctcTACAGAAAGAGATGAATATACTAATTATAGTTGTTGCTAATTATGataattatagttattattatattatattatagttattatagcTATTTCTTAAAGCTAAGTAAACTTATACTTGAAGCGGGTTAATGATAGATTCATCCACAGAGctgcttaaaaatgtattcaaaagtACAATTAATTACAGTTAGGTAACTGGTCTAAGCAAAAAGCTCCATCTAGTGGATATTTTAAACACCGACCAACTGATTCCTGTTATGCATTACATTATGTCCGCACTTGTATGTGTAAAATATTCTCATAATTCGCCAAAAATGACAATcatattttacttaatatcacaAGTGAACATAGGAGTGAATTTTAAGTGACACTTATGagttccagaattaaaatttcctgttaatgtactcacccctatgtcatctgagatgttcatgtctttctttcttcagtcgaacaGAAATtcaggtttttgagaaaaacctttcaggattttttattCCATATAGTGGGGATCAATGAATTGAAGGTTCAGACTGCCGTTTCAATTCAGCTtcaagggctctacatgatcccagccgagaaataagggttttatctatcAAAACAagtggtcattttctaaataaaaaaacacaaatgcaacaaatgcaactcttgcactagctcgacctcacacattacgtaatcacgcaTGTGCGACGTAGGCAAAAGTATTGACCCAGTGTTTaccaagtgaacatgcaaagaaagtcagtcctctttacaaaaaaaggtaaaacaacgatgtcagaagtttgaagttggaggagaaaatgagatgatgtTTTTtagccctaccctacctttttgaaccgacgTACACAGATGTACTAAGCACGTTTGACTTTTTCAATGTGATTACTTaatgcatcgcagagctagtgcaagatgagcatttgtgcttaaaaagtgtatactctttaatttttttttttttttttagaaaatgattgatcattttgctagacaagacccttattcgtCAATtaggatcgtgtagagccttttgtGGCTACACTGagactgcaatttggaccttcaacccattggccaccattgaagtccactatgtggagaaaaatcctggaatgttttcctcaaaaaccttaatttctttacaactgaagaaagacatgaacatcttggatgacatgggggtgagtaaattatcaagattttttttttttaattctggcAGTGAACTGAAATCCTTTAAATGGTTGTTGGACATGTTTCCTTAACATTTGCTAaggaatatttttaataaaataacttttttaaatatttcctcttttcattttatttccctaattcaaaaatgtaaaacaaaacattacgTCATGAGCAAGCGTTGGATTTTATTATCTTTTCATTGTtagataaaatgaaagaaaatagcATAATGATTAATatactattaatatatatagTGTAAATAGTTGCCTGAACTTGACCGATCATATTTTTCAAACCGTAAGTCTGCTGTACTGTAACTATTAAGAAATAATTCCTTAAATTCCAATAAAGGCATATTTAGTTTTTCTAGTTACAGTGGCTCAGGACATTTTACTGCATAACAACAATGACCCAATTTGACAGTTAAAATCAATCAGCAACACTGCTAACATTCTGCAGCATCCTACAGCAGAGGAAGTACAGCTGCTGTCTAAAAAGAAACAGACTTTACATAGATAAATAGCATGAGTCTTTATTGCCGTTCAAATCCCTATTTAATTGTGCTCTGATTTACAAATCATTGGGAAATAACGCAGTAACATACAAAAgcgaaaacaaacaaaaccactgCTCTTTAAACTAAGAACAATAACAAATACTGCATTGAAAAAGTGCTTAAAAGACATCAAAAAGGGATTCAAACTAAAGTGTCTCATACCCACCTGTAACAAACACTGCAGTAGGCAATCGTTTAAAACAGCAGTCGGAAATTTGCCAGATGACAGCTCATTGTGTACCCGAGGCCATGCAGCATGAAAATGCAGCTATAATACACAGCACTATTTTAAGCTCATCACAACTTGTACATTATCCAGTCATAAGCATTAGAGTGTATATTCAAAATGATATTCCAAAACACAGCGTTTCAGAAGAATGCACATAAACCCAGTAGTTGGAAAAAACCCTTATTctgatcaaaaacacaacagCTTTTTCAATACAGATGAGAGAAAAGTACATGATGCAGATGAGAGAGTACTGttacatttgtgtgtttgttgacTGCATCTATCTTATTGCAGTATAGATATGGCACATGTTTTGGTCCAAGGACAAGGGTTTGCGTTGGAAAATTTGAACAGATGAGCATGTCTCCTATGAATAATAATTGTCCACTGGCCAGATCGTGCTGCAATgctgtaattacaaaaaaatagatTCCCCATCTTACAGGAAATAATCTGGAGTGCGACGAGTGACGTGAGGCTCTCCTCTGCGTGGGGCAGGGTCAAACTGTAAActaaaaagtcattttgttaatattcacaacagcaaaaaaaatactaatatataacACAGGGAAAGGGAAAATATCAACGCTTAATGTCATATACGTACAAGGAGTACTTGAGCGTGTCATCGAGTTCCATGATCGCCGCCTGGTTACCACATCGGTAGCAATAATTAGGTGCACTGAAGATCGTTACAACATTACGTTCATGACACCAGTTGTAACCCTGTAggagtgttttaaaaatatattagtcAGTAATCACCAGTCAGTAGGTGTATTATTATCCACATGCtacaaattcaaaacaaaaaagttatttgaatatttgtagAAATTTGTACAGTTTCATATTTctgttaaattttttatttaaaatatgctgcatttttttcatgttacaGTTGAATTTACTCATGtaacaaataacatttaatatctgcaacaaaaatgatatacactaccagtcaaaatattttcaatgtttttttgaagaagtgtcttctgctcaccaagtctgcatttatttgatccaaagtacagcaaaaacagtaaaatttttaaatagttttactatttaatattttataaataactgttttctatctgaatatattttgaaaatgccgtttattccagtgatttcaaagcagaatttttagcactattactccagtcacacgatccttcagaaattattgtaatatgctgatttgcctctcaaaaaacatttattattattattatgttgaaaacagctgagtacaattttttcaggtttctttgatgaatagaaagttcagaaaaacagcatttatcaagcttttgaatggtatagcgtataatattacaaaagctttttatttcagataaatgctgatctttggatctttctatttctatcctgaaaaaatgtactcgactgttttaaatactgatgataataataataataaatgtttcttgaacagcaaatcagcatattagaatgatttctaaaggatcatgtgacactaataactggagtaatgatgctgaaaattttgttttgatcacaggaataaattacatttcaaaatatattcaaatagagaacagttattttaaatagtaaaactatttcatagtgttactatttttttttgctgtattttggatcaaattaaaGCAGGCTGAGtagaagagaattcttttaaaaacattacaaaaattttactgttcaaaaacttttgactggtcgtGTATATCATTTTTGTTGCAGATATTAAACGTTGTTTGTTACATGAGTAAATTCAATGTCATCAGTTACAATTATTCAACTAAACtgtcaaaatacaatttttatgtaattaatgaCGTCGAATGTATTCATTCAAAGTTTAATTCaaaaatttgtattaatattttttagggctgtcaaacaattaatcgcatactaaataaaagtttgagttattttgtatgtgattaatcacgattaattacTTGACAGtcctaatatttttatattctttaaattattattgtgaaatactaaATCAACTATTCTACTTGAAAACAATGCAAGACAAACTCAGTAAAAGAGATTTATGACTTTTATATACAGGCATATGAATGTATACATATTAATTACCCCTACTGCAATTGAAGATATGTCATATAATAACAACACTATGAATGCAACTTTAATGATTTTACTCATTTATCCTACAGCTTTTAAAGAAAAGTAAAGATCTAATTCATGGAATAATAATAACCCTGTTAATTACAATAAGTATTATCaatatatattgtgaaatgtgtAATATCACTAATAACAACATGGCACTTGGGGCCTTCTGTGCCAATTCTGAGGAGCCCATCTTACCCCAAGGGGctaattttagctttttatttttaaaaatgaaacctaCTTTTactctaaaaatctaaaaacattcatGTGTCCAACAATCcctcattaataaatatttataatggtaaccgtatatttataaatgatcattttcttTTACCTCCATCACTAACTGGTGAGCTCGTGAGACCAGAGTCAAGCAGTTGGCATGGTTAAATGTTTCTGAGATGTCCTGACCAAATGTGTACCCAGCCCCCCTTGGGGAAATCCCCCAGCCTCCGCGGTCATCTGGATCTGACCACAGCAAATCACACATGGGACCCTGCCAATAAGATTTCATAAGGTCCTGTGAGTAATATTCACAGCTGAGATTCTTAATGATTTTGATTATAGTAACACTATACATCGTTCTGATATTCACAGGTGGAGTTTATACCTCATGGGGAACTTCTTGAATGCGGTCCAACGCGCGAATGTGATCCAGCGTGTCAATTGAAGGTGACAATCCTCCATGGAGACAGAAAATCTGTCCAGACAGAACAAAGCTTAAGCTGTACGTGCACTCAAATTACTATGCAACGAATCGAGAACAGTTACGACAGATAAAATGCTGTCAGGCACAAAACAGTTTACCTGTGTGTCTACAAGGGCTGTAAGAGGAAGGTAGTCAAAGAGGTCTGTGAAATATTTCCAAACGTTCGCATTTCCGTATTTTCTCAGGCACTCGTCATAAAAGCCATAAACTTGTGTGATCTGTCTACTTTCGTGATTTCCACGAAGGATGGTGATTCTCTCTCGATATCGAACCTAGACAAGGACAAAACAAGCTGTTAACaatgcaaataaacattttctcatattaacaacttaaatattaaaGCTGTATCTATTCGCATACCTTTAAAGACACCAGTAGTGTGACTGTCTCTACTGAATAGTAACCTCTATCCACATAGTCTCCCATGAATAGGTAATTAGTATCCGGTGATTTACCCCCGATCTTAAACAGTTCCATAAGATCGTGAAATTGGCCATGTACATCTCCGCATACTGTGACCGGGCAACGCACCTCCTGAACGTTTGACTCTTTCGATAAAATTTCTTTAgcctacaataaataaaacaggcaGGTTAGACAACAAAAGCACACAAACGATGGTCTCAACTACTATTAAcctaaattgcatttaaaattgcTATAATGGCATATgcttaaaggtccactgaagtgcttttaAACACACAgcgttattctatgtgttgatGCACAATCAAACAGTCCcacttcctttttttaaatagccaatagtgTTTAGTTTATATAACAGTTTGGGCAGAGCCATTAAGCCGCATTTGACAGCGTATGgcagccacaatctcatccatatcgctATAAAATATACCTTTTGATGTAGAATTCAATGTGAAATTATGATCCGCTCGTGCTCTGGCGGTTTGCAAGACACCAGACTTCTTTCACCCCAATGGAAagtatatttacactgtctgaatcgttcCCTATCCACTATATACTGCACTACAAGCCATTCATTCTGTACAGACAATACTAATTCTGTAAACAAGTGATGATTTCAACCGCAGCTTcagcgtctatttatagtgtgGGGGTgggactttttgaattttagagagcatttgattggacagaaagcttgatgagaagctgaagtgcagggtgatgtcatcaaaatcattgatccatattggaagttagagactgtaagttttgaatgcttatattttgtaaatgcgAATATTGTCAATCAGTCAATGCCTTTGCAGGCAGAGTTTTTGCACGAAGGCACctcatgaaacttttttttagtttaactgtCCCGGAATGGAACGCACAGCATTTTGGGATATCAAAGGCAgcatacatctatgctgccttcagaattcgatcagaagaaggtacctccgAAGACAGGAAGTGAAACCAAATTTGTTTTCGGAcatgccttgatgccttcctgccttggaatgctgcctccgaaggcagcattttagagctttcggatGCAGCCATTGTTTTGGAGCTAACTAGTTTATATTCATACTAAAATCCAAAAAACTTAAATTCTGATTTCATGAGGAGTTGGGTCTTTGTTCTTGGAAatggaaatgttttgtaaaaaatgtgtcAGATTACCTAAAAACGTGGTAACATctgtcataataaaataaaaataaattaacaataataattattatttttatattatttataaatgatgtATAGCTTTCCTAATACAAACTCAGGCTCAtgcatgcaggtttggaacaacatgtgggtgagtacatgatgacagaattttcatttttaggtcaACTATTTTAAGGCAAGAACAGaacattttcacttttacattGTGAAGCTAAAGTTATAGGACATTGAATATTTTCGGTTTAACAGAATAAGGTCATAGTGATTAATGCAGGTGGACTAATTCTGCATGCGCCACTTGAATTAATCTGGGTAGTTTTAATATTCCTAAGcgatttacataaaaaaaaaatacctttttgACACATTGAACGAACATAGATTATACATAACGCTAAAAATTGGGTTGTTCAAGGGTTTTTAAACAGATGCTGGTGGTTCTGAACATTTACAGTCCCGTAAGCAAAAGGCAAAGCCAAAACTCTGCCTGACAACTAATAACAGTAAAGTGGGCATAACCTGGTTGCTAACTGCGCTGCACAGCCATCAACCAATAGTCAGATTCATTGCGCACAGACGGCCAATAATAGAATAATTCGGCACCGCCATCTTCGGATAAGCGGCCAGTGGGAACGGCGCACTGCAACTGTATCTGAGCCGATAACAAATTTAGACAGTCTGCTGCTGCTGCGCCCACGGGCCGCCTGACATAACACGTGTTTTAACATACAATGCAACACTGACACGGGTCATGCGGATCTTACCTTCTCGCATAAAATTTTCACTTGGTTTTCCGACAGTTGCTTGCACTCGTTCAGTTGCTCGATCCATTGGTCCAGTTCTTTCGTGAAAACCTTCTCGTCCATTCTCGACAATTCCTTAAATCATTCAAGTACTGTTAAAAACAAGGTAAAATGACTCAGAGTGCTTTATTTGGGTTTGGCGTCATGCGTCAACGTAATCAATCCcagtttaaaataaagctgttgAGTCCTAGATTAACTTGAAATACTTAAAGGCCGCAAAATGACCCGAAACGCTGTTAGTTCATACTCCCTCACGAATAAATCGATGAATTGCTGTTTTTTGTAAGCagtaaacgattaaaactaCAGCCCAAAGCTCCTTTGATTTCGGTCAGAGTCTGGTTATGATGCGCAGCACCGACGAAGAATCCGCTCATGTAGGTTGACGGTCACCTAATCCGCATTCAAAATAACGAATCCTACTACTGCGAAGGCGTCATTCTTAATATTCAGGAGCCAGGCTTTTTCCATTGGTGGATTACTATACTGAATCTTTATGAtctaattaatatttagaagCCAGGCGTTCGCAATAGGACAGCTGTCAATGAACGTCAGCACGACCTTATTAATATTTACCAGTCAAGTCTTCGCCATAGTAGCAGTTGTCGCAGATATATTGCTTTGTCTCCTGTGCGTTTAGCGCCGCCCACTGATGAACAAGGGGAATAACTTTTAATTTGAGAACCGTTACATTTTTcggttttaataaacaaaaaaaaaaaaggtaataataataataatgatattatgataattactattactactttgTTACTACTTTATATCATTGTACTCAGTGTCTATTGTTGggaaagtttttatttatttatttattttttctctataAGTCATATTTCCAAGGAGagttttaatgaaaagcttCCAGCAACAGAGCTGGACGGTAAAAGTACaatgataaaacaacaacaataatgttatttaataatactaataataatattagcatatttattattattattattgttgttgttgttgttgttgttatttcccctgtgtttctgtgtatataataataataataataatgttctttattattaataataagttgGTACCTGAGTtggtatttaattatattttttattattcattattcattattattattattattattatttccccTGTGTTTCTGTGTATCTTATGTGAAGGAGCAGCATTCATATGgcctttaacattatttaacattatttatatactttaaatattttaaatatttttataacaattaatatttattaagagTCATATTTTTGGGGACAGTGTTCGATGAAAAGCTTCCAGTAACAGAGCTGGACAGTAAAGTActtaaacataataatagtaatagtagtaataataataataataataataataattgttattattattattattattgtgttaaaGAAACACAGGGgaaataataacaatgttatataataataataataataataataataataaaagtatcattattattattatgttaaagaAACACAGgggaaataataattataataatattaataatcatatataataaaaataaaagtattattattattattattatgttaaaaaacaggggaaataataattataataatattaataatgttatatataataataataataataataataataaatatcacattaaatattttttatccatacattgtttttatgttcatatataatatcatatagtttattctttattttatctaGGTGACGGGGAACATGTCAGTGATTTTTCCCTGTGAGCTCTCATAATCTTCATTACACATCgtaatcttttattaaacacTCTCCTCGGAAATATGACTTAAATAAAGAGAAAagttaataatcataaaaaacatCCCAACAATACACACTGAGTATAGACACAGTGACATGGTGACATTTTCAAATGTcagcaacaaataaaaaaatataaaagaataaatatcgAGGACAAAAGTGGCGTGTGAGCCGACACAAGGGCCTTCTGGTATTTGCTAAAGAATAGTATAAATTCCCACCAGCAGCTGACGCATGCGTATTAGCTATtcttactattttattattttttctagtGAAAATGGCTGCCTTTCAGCTTTAAAGCTCAGCTGTTCACGGGAAAAAAATATCCATCCCATAAACCAGAATTAGCACGATCGTTTAGGGAGAAACCATCTTGCGCTATAGGAATGTCCATATTCCTGCGTAAATAACATTATGCTTTTGCTTTCAAGAATGGAAGATAGATCTGTTTCATATTTAACCCATTACATTCCGTGATCCGCGTTCCAGATGAGGTAAAGTACTTtctttattgcattatttaacgCCAAACTACATCTCTTttgatattaaattaaatttgatttgcAGGAATTAAAAGAATAATCCATATTAACGATCGAATAGCGCAGGAAAAAAAGATACAGAATGACAGGACAACGATGGACTTGCATAAGCGATATCAAGCAGCCGTTGTACATTTTGTGACCAGACATTGTGTTTATCTAACTGTAAAGTGACGCGACATACTTGAAGTGTGAATATTCCCATAGTTTGTATAGCTACGACTTCTTCTGCATTAACTTTCAGAGGTTAATTGCACAGgcctgttgttttctttttgattgaCGTCGTCAATCAATCACTTTCAATGGACGCGGTCGATGTTGGAAAAGTATTGCAATGTCTCACTCCAGTTGTTATTTCACAATACCGATGTACTTTTTATTAACCACTTTATGTTATAACA includes:
- the ppp2caa gene encoding protein phosphatase 2 catalytic subunit alpha a → MDEKVFTKELDQWIEQLNECKQLSENQVKILCEKAKEILSKESNVQEVRCPVTVCGDVHGQFHDLMELFKIGGKSPDTNYLFMGDYVDRGYYSVETVTLLVSLKVRYRERITILRGNHESRQITQVYGFYDECLRKYGNANVWKYFTDLFDYLPLTALVDTQIFCLHGGLSPSIDTLDHIRALDRIQEVPHEGPMCDLLWSDPDDRGGWGISPRGAGYTFGQDISETFNHANCLTLVSRAHQLVMEGYNWCHERNVVTIFSAPNYCYRCGNQAAIMELDDTLKYSFLQFDPAPRRGEPHVTRRTPDYFL